The Chryseobacterium sp. JV274 sequence GGGTGAATCTGTACATAACAAGGGTTTGCGAAGTAAGCTCCTTTTTTGTGGATTTTCCAAGCTGCAGAAACGTTTGATCCCATAGCATTGGTAGAAAGGAAATATACGTTTCCGTATCCTCCTGAAGCAATTACTACAGCGTGAGCAGAATGTCTTTCAATTTCACCTGTCACAAGGTTTCTCGCAATAATTCCTCTTGCTTTTCCGTCAACAATAACTAGATCTAGCATTTCATGACGGTTGTACATTTTAATTCTTCCTTTACCGATCTGACGGCTCATAGAAGAATAAGCACCTAATAATAGCTGCTGTCCTGTTTGTCCTTTTGCATAGAAAGTTCTTTTTACCTGAACCCCACCAAATGAACGGTTATCTAGCTGACCACCGTAATCTCTACCGAAAGGAACCCCTTGGGAAACACACTGGTCAATAATATTTGCAGAAACTTCAGCTAATCTGTAAACGTTGGCCTCTCTTGCTCTATAGTCACCACCTTTGATGGTATCGTAGAATAATCTGTAAGTAGAGTCACCGTCACCCTGGTAATTCTTAGCTGCGTTGATCCCTCCCTGAGCTGCAATAGAGTGTGCTCTTCTTGGTGAATCCTGGTAGCAGAACGCTTTTACGTTGTATCCTTGCTCAGCCAATGTAGCTGCTGCAGAACCTCCTGCCAAACCCGTACCTACAACAATAATATCAATCTTATCTCTGTTGTTTGGTGCAACAAGGTTCATATGGTCTTTATGATTTTTCCACTTGTCTTTAAGAGGACCCGCTGGAATTCTTGAATCTAATTTACTCATATTAGTATATTGATATTATTGAGTTATAAAATGGAAAACTGCTACGATGATGAATCCTGCAGGAATAAGGATTGAATACCATTTCCCGAAAGCTTTGATCACCGGCGTATATTTTGGATGTCTTGCTCCGATAGACTGGAATGAAGACTGGAATCCGTGAGCAAGGTGTAATCCTAATAAAACAAAAGAGATCACATACAAAGCCACTCTCCAAAGATCAGCAAACTTCTCATGAAGTTCCGGCCAGAAACGTTCTGCATCCGGAGTCAATCCTTCTACATACTTGTAATTGATTTCATGCAGCCAGAAATCATATAAGTGAAGCGCTAGGAAAGCTAAAATAACAGCACCCGAAATAATCATATTTCTGGACATCCATGAAGAATTCACAGATGCATTGTTTGCTGCATACTTTACCGGACGCGCTTTATTATTCTTGATCTCAAGCACAAATCCCATAATGAAATGGAAAATTACTGCAAAACCAAGAATAGGCTGCATTAAGAACTGCACAAAAGGATTATAGCCCATGAAGTCTGATGCTGTATTGAATGCATCCTTATTCAGAACTGATAACAAATTGGTCGTCAAATGCAGTATAA is a genomic window containing:
- a CDS encoding succinate dehydrogenase cytochrome b subunit, giving the protein MAGLTSSTIGRKYAMALSALFLLIFLILHLTTNLLSVLNKDAFNTASDFMGYNPFVQFLMQPILGFAVIFHFIMGFVLEIKNNKARPVKYAANNASVNSSWMSRNMIISGAVILAFLALHLYDFWLHEINYKYVEGLTPDAERFWPELHEKFADLWRVALYVISFVLLGLHLAHGFQSSFQSIGARHPKYTPVIKAFGKWYSILIPAGFIIVAVFHFITQ